The following coding sequences lie in one Spinacia oleracea cultivar Varoflay chromosome 1, BTI_SOV_V1, whole genome shotgun sequence genomic window:
- the LOC110778321 gene encoding potassium channel AKT1 has product MKSWLEASSCGGGGGGRGGEGRKKVDIDEPVELASIDGTSAYSLSNGILPSLGARSNRRVVLRPYIVSPFLPQYKWWESFLVLLVLYTAWVSPYEFGFIRSPIKVLSIADNIVNGIFGIDIVLTFFVAYLDSQTFLLVDDHKKIAWRYLRSWFILDIISTVPSELGEKILPHSLQAFDGLFNMLRLWRLRRVSKMFSRLEKDRNVNYFWIRCLKLVVVTLFTVHCAACFYYFIGTHYPDPTKTWIALEMDNFKDADLWLRYVTSIYWSITTLTTTGYGDLHPVNTWEMIFDIFYMFFNLGLTAYLIGNMTNLVVHGTSRTRTFRDTIQAASSFAVRNRLPIRLQDQMVAHLCLKYRTDSEGLQQQEILESLPKAIKSSISHYLFYSLLDHVYLFRGVSNDLLFQLVSEMKAEYFPPKEDVILQNEAPTDLYVLVSGAMEFIIHKNGTEQIVNEVYSGGVCGEIGVLCYRPQLFTVRTKRLCQLLRLNRTVLLNVVQANVGDGAIIMNNLLEHLKEQKDSLMQTVLREIENMLAHGRMDLPLSLCFAATRGDVPLLQHLLKRGSEPNEADMNGRTALHIAAANGTENCAIVLLAHGIDPNINDSEGNVPLWDAILGRHDALIRLLVEQGATLAFGDAAQYACYAVEQDNFDLLKDVVRYGGDVTLAKSNGSTALHAAVPHGNPKIVEFLLTKGAGMDIPDMHGWTPRGLADFHGNEEIKALFRSKEEGSSQSVVMVSDKETDPTFIKNIKTDSDVTPRTSEVTWGNKQPRRQVNTYRNSLFGIMSAAAARVEAQSDGGNFPNSAFLGNQPARVILRCRGWDEATKLVMLPETMKELLEIGSNKFGRHCSKVTTSEGAEIDEIELIRDGDQLCLVCEENNTPES; this is encoded by the exons ATGAAAAGTTGGTTAGAGGCGTCAtcatgtggtggtggtggtggtggtagaGGAGGAGAAGGGAGAAAGAAGGTAGACATTGATGAACCTGTAGAGCTAGCTTCCATTGATGGAACTAGCGCGTATAGTCTCTCTAATGGCATACTTCCTTCTCTCGGCGCTCGTAGCAACCGCCGTGTTGTGCTCCGCCCCTACATTGTCTCTCCTTTTCTTCCCCAATATAA ATGGTGGGAGTCATTTCTGGTACTTTTGGTTTTGTATACTGCATGGGTGTCTCCCTACGAATTTGGATTCATTCGAAGCCCAATCAAAGTCCTTTCTATTGCTGATAATATTGTGAATGGAATATTTGGTATTGATATTGTTTTGACCTTCTTTGTTGCGTATCTTGATTCACAAACTTTCCTACTTGTTGATGATCATAAGAAGATTGCTTGGAGGTATTTGAGAAGCTGGTTTATTTTAGATATCATATCAACAGTTCCTTCAGAACTTGGGGAGAAGATACTCCCTCACAGTCTCCAGGCCTTTGATGGTCTTTTCAATATGCTACGCCTTTGGCGTCTCCGTAGAGTCAGTAAGATGTTCTCAAG ATTGGAGAAAGATCGAAACGTAAACTATTTTTGGATTCGATGCTTGAAGCTAGTTGTT GTGACTCTTTTTACGGTTCATTGTGCTGCCTGCTTTTACTATTTCATTGGTACTCATTATCCTGACCCAACAAAAACTTGGATTGCTCTTGAAATGGACAACTTTAAAGACGCGGATCTGTGGTTGCGTTATGTAACATCAATCTACTGGTCAATCACCACGCTCACCACAACTGGTTATGGTGATTTGCACCCTGTGAATACATGGGAGATGATCTTTGATATTTTTTATATGTTCTTCAATCTTGGATTGACTGCATATTTGATAGGAAATATGACAAACTTAGTGGTTCATGGGACTAGCAGAACTAGAACATTC AGGGACACAATTCAAGCAGCCTCCAGTTTTGCAGTGAGGAATAGACTTCCTATTCGCTTACAAGACCAAATGGTTGCTCACTTATGTTTGAAATACAGAACTGATTCTGAAGGTTTGCAACAGCAAGAAATTCTTGAATCCCTTCCCAAGGCAATTAAGTCAAGTATTTCACATTATCTTTTCTATTCGCTGCTTGATCATGTGTATCTGTTCCGTGGAGTATCAAATGACTTGCTTTTCCAGCTG GTTTCAGAGATGAAAGCCGAGTACTTCCCTCCCAAAGAAGATGTAATTTTGCAGAATGAGGCACCTACTGATCTATATGTACTAGTCTCTGGTGCAATG GAATTTATCATCCATAAAAATGGAACTGAACAG ATTGTTAACGAGGTTTACTCAGGAGGTGTGTGCGGGGAGATAGGTGTTCTTTGTTATAGACCACAACTCTTTACCGTTCGTACCAAGAGATTATGTCAGCTGTTGCGTCTGAATCGTACTGTTCTTCTGAATGTTGTTCAGGCAAATGTTGGGGATGGAGCAATCATCATGAACAATCTCCTAGAG CATTTAAAAGAGCAGAAGGATTCACTGATGCAAACTGTTCTTAGAGAAATAGAAAACATGCTAGCTCACGGTCGAATGGATTTGCCCCTCAGTTTATGTTTTGCAGCCACAAGAGGAGATGTACCATTGTTGCAACATTTGCTGAAACGAGGTTCTGAACCAAATGAGGCGGATATGAATGGGCGCACTGCTCTG CACATTGCAGCTGCAAATGGGACTGAAAATTGTGCCATTGTCCTTCTAGCACATGGAATAGATCCAAATATTAATG ATTCAGAAGGGAATGTTCCACTTTGGGATGCAATATTGGGGAGGCACGACGCTTTGATCAGGCTTCTAGTAGAGCAGGGTGCTACACTAGCATTTGGTGATGCAGCTCAGTATGCCTGTTATGCAGTAGAGCAAGATAACTTTGATCTGCTTAAGGATGTTGTTCGGTACGGTGGAGATGTAACTTTGGCCAAGAGCAATGGATCTACAGCTCTTCATGCTGCGGTTCCTCACGGAAATCCTAAAATAGTAGAGTTCCTTTTGACGAAAGGGGCAGGAATGGACATTCCTGATATGCATGGATGGACACCAAGGGGTTTGGCCGATTTCCATGGGAATGAAGAAATTAAGGCATTATTTCGTTCCAAAGAagagggtagttcacaatcaGTTGTTATGGTGTCCGACAAGGAAACTGATCCTACTTTTATCAAGAATATTAAGACAGATTCGGATGTTACTCCACGTACAAGTGAAGTAACTTGGGGTAACAAGCAGCCTCGTCGCCAGGTGAACACGTATCGAAATTCCCTATTTGGGATCAtgtctgctgctgctgctagaG TTGAGGCACAAAGTGATGGTGGTAATTTCCCAAACTCTGCGTTTCTGGGAAACCAACCTGCTAGAGTGATACTGAGATGTCGTGGATGGGATGAAGCAACCAAGCTTGTAATGTTGCCTGAGACGATGAAAGAACTACTTGAAATAGGCAGCAATAAATTTGGACGGCATTGTAGTAAAGTAACAACTTCAGAAGGAGCTGAAATCGATGAGATAGAGCTCATTAGAGACGGTGACCAACTTTGTCTCGTATGTGAAGAAAACAATACGCCTGAAAGCTAG